One region of Intestinimonas massiliensis (ex Afouda et al. 2020) genomic DNA includes:
- a CDS encoding acyl CoA:acetate/3-ketoacid CoA transferase, with protein MSKRVSIDQAIDMIHDGDGIAISGFQSCTVSRELYLALAERFRTTGHPCGLTLMQGAGNTGVQDMTEEGLFSRYITGHYAGNQKMIQMVIENKIQSYNLPQGVVDHMYRAAAGGKIGEITKIGLHTFCDPRLGGGKMNEITTEDLVELTDICGEEYLVYKTPKLDIALVRGTTSDELGNITIEEESAPVDLLDVVMGVKGMGGKVIVQVKNYVSSGSMDRSQVVIPGSMVDAVVVCTNPEENHRQTPAAFYDPILSGHFRANDIGFDTLPLNDRKVIARRAAMELAPNSVVNLGIGIPEGVAKVASEEGIADRLCLTIESGLIGGVPAGGAHFGSSYNAWAALSMTHQFDYYDGGNLDICSLGFAEVDPAGNVNVSRFGNRIAGAGGFIDISQSTPKVAFSGTMTAGGLRLEIRDGTLHILEEGQKKKFLRSIGQITFSAAQSRRAGQKVLFITERCVFEVTEKGLMLTEIAPGITIEEHILPCMEFEPLISPNLKLMDARIFREEPMGLASIIGAK; from the coding sequence ATGAGCAAAAGAGTTAGCATTGACCAAGCCATCGACATGATTCATGATGGGGATGGAATTGCCATCTCTGGCTTCCAGTCTTGTACTGTGTCGCGGGAGCTTTACTTGGCATTGGCTGAGCGGTTTCGTACCACCGGCCATCCCTGTGGCCTGACACTCATGCAGGGTGCCGGCAATACGGGTGTGCAGGACATGACAGAAGAAGGGTTATTTTCGCGGTATATCACGGGACACTACGCTGGTAACCAGAAGATGATCCAAATGGTCATTGAAAACAAGATCCAGTCCTACAACCTACCACAGGGTGTCGTCGATCACATGTACCGTGCCGCGGCCGGCGGAAAGATTGGTGAGATCACCAAGATTGGCTTGCACACCTTCTGCGACCCTCGTTTGGGTGGCGGCAAGATGAACGAGATCACCACAGAGGATCTGGTGGAGTTGACCGATATCTGCGGGGAGGAGTATCTGGTCTATAAGACCCCAAAGCTGGATATTGCATTAGTGCGTGGAACTACCTCGGATGAGTTGGGGAACATTACCATCGAGGAGGAGTCCGCCCCCGTAGACCTGTTAGATGTGGTCATGGGTGTCAAGGGCATGGGCGGCAAAGTCATCGTTCAAGTCAAGAATTATGTCTCTTCCGGCTCCATGGACCGCTCCCAAGTTGTTATACCGGGCAGCATGGTAGACGCGGTCGTGGTCTGCACGAACCCCGAGGAAAATCACCGTCAGACCCCCGCTGCATTCTACGACCCAATCCTTTCGGGCCATTTCCGAGCCAATGACATCGGCTTTGACACCTTGCCGCTGAATGACCGCAAGGTCATCGCACGGAGGGCCGCTATGGAACTGGCCCCCAATTCGGTGGTCAACTTGGGAATTGGAATCCCAGAAGGAGTCGCCAAGGTAGCCAGTGAGGAAGGCATTGCCGACCGCCTGTGTCTGACCATCGAAAGCGGTCTTATTGGAGGTGTTCCAGCCGGCGGTGCACATTTTGGCTCCAGCTATAACGCTTGGGCAGCTCTCTCCATGACACACCAATTTGACTATTACGACGGTGGAAACTTGGACATCTGTTCCTTGGGCTTTGCCGAGGTCGATCCTGCCGGAAACGTCAATGTCAGCCGCTTTGGAAACCGCATCGCCGGTGCTGGCGGGTTCATCGATATCTCCCAGTCCACCCCCAAGGTTGCCTTTTCCGGGACCATGACTGCCGGTGGGCTGAGGCTGGAAATCAGGGACGGAACGCTCCACATCCTGGAAGAGGGGCAAAAGAAAAAGTTCCTTCGTTCCATCGGTCAAATTACCTTTAGCGCCGCCCAGAGCAGGAGAGCCGGGCAAAAGGTCCTCTTTATCACGGAACGTTGCGTCTTCGAGGTCACAGAGAAAGGTCTTATGCTCACCGAGATTGCCCCAGGAATCACGATTGAGGAGCACATCCTGCCTTGTATGGAATTTGAGCCGCTCATCTCCCCCAACCTCAAGCTCATGGACGCACGCATCTTCCGGGAGGAACCCATGGGCCTTGCCTCCATCATTGGAGCCAAATGA
- a CDS encoding IS110 family transposase yields MVVSVGIDVSKDKHDCFILNSEGEVLADVFTIPNNMDGFTCLLQKIRDCTTSQDKIRVGLEATGHYSYNILGFLLDNGLATYVLNPLRTNLYRKSLSLRKTKTDRVDARTIAAMLLSDVGLKPYTDTAYHNEELKSLTRYRFDKVKERAKLKCSVSRLVCILFPELENLVPSLHGASVYALLEEFPGAVQIAGAHLTRLKSLLTDASRGRYGRDMALDIRDAARNSIGSRMPAKSLELQHTIRLIRELDAEIEEIETEIQAMMDELHSPITTIPGIGCRMGAMILAEVGDFSRFESPDKLLAYAGLSPSTYQSGQLKNCYPHMEKRGSRYLRYAIYNATKYVCLWDPAFASYLAKKRAEGKHYNVAISHAAKKLVRLIFALEKSRQPYRLVA; encoded by the coding sequence ATGGTAGTTTCTGTTGGCATTGATGTCTCAAAGGACAAGCACGACTGCTTCATTCTCAACTCGGAAGGTGAAGTCCTGGCAGATGTGTTCACCATTCCCAACAACATGGATGGTTTTACCTGCCTGCTTCAGAAAATCCGGGACTGCACCACATCCCAGGACAAAATAAGAGTAGGGCTTGAGGCGACCGGACATTACAGCTACAACATCCTTGGGTTTCTTCTTGACAACGGTCTGGCCACCTATGTCTTGAACCCTTTGCGCACCAATCTCTACAGGAAAAGTCTCAGCTTAAGAAAGACAAAGACTGACCGTGTGGATGCACGAACGATTGCAGCTATGCTTCTGTCCGATGTAGGCCTCAAGCCCTACACAGACACAGCATACCACAATGAGGAGCTAAAGTCACTCACAAGATACCGTTTCGACAAGGTGAAAGAACGAGCCAAACTGAAATGCTCTGTTTCCAGGCTGGTCTGCATCCTGTTCCCAGAGTTGGAAAATCTGGTACCGTCCCTCCATGGGGCTTCTGTCTATGCCTTGCTGGAAGAGTTCCCTGGCGCCGTTCAGATCGCCGGGGCGCACCTGACACGACTGAAATCCCTTTTGACTGACGCCTCCAGAGGCCGTTACGGGCGGGACATGGCCCTGGACATCCGGGATGCTGCCAGGAATTCCATAGGCTCCAGAATGCCTGCCAAGTCCCTCGAATTGCAGCATACCATCCGGCTTATCCGGGAACTGGACGCTGAAATTGAGGAAATCGAAACAGAAATCCAAGCTATGATGGATGAACTGCACTCTCCGATCACGACCATTCCGGGCATTGGCTGTCGCATGGGGGCTATGATCCTTGCCGAGGTTGGGGACTTCTCCCGCTTTGAATCTCCCGACAAGCTGCTTGCCTATGCAGGGCTTTCACCATCGACCTACCAATCCGGACAGCTCAAGAACTGCTATCCGCACATGGAAAAACGCGGCTCCAGATACCTTCGCTACGCCATTTACAACGCCACCAAGTATGTCTGCTTATGGGACCCGGCCTTTGCGTCTTACCTTGCCAAGAAACGAGCGGAAGGCAAGCATTACAATGTTGCAATCTCCCACGCGGCCAAGAAACTGGTACGGCTCATCTTCGCTCTGGAGAAGTCCAGACAACCGTACCGTCTGGTAGCCTAA
- a CDS encoding ABC transporter ATP-binding protein produces the protein MEQTRRGKAALIWHFLRGVLGLFLAALVFSMLNTVCNAVTPQIIRTTVDSIIGDKPFALPNTAAEWMGGLELTRALAWAAGAVLAAAAASGVCNYFSRLCTAKCSERFVKGMRDELYGHIQRLPFAWHTAHQTGEIIQRCTSDVEVIRGFVTNQFLEAFRTIFLVTFYLMIMFSMDAEISLIALAFLPVVVGYSVFFYRKIASRFLAVDEAEGELSTAVQENLTGVRVVRAFGRERFEIQRFDEKNERFSQLWIKLGQILSAYWGSGDLITGLQILTVLLAGVQKTVDGGITSGELLAFLSYNAAMVWPVRALGRILSEMSKAGVSIDRVNDILSAGEERQPAQPLRPPMDRDIRFEHVTFGYEEQTPVLRDVDFTIPAGTTFAILGGTGSGKSTLVHLLDRLYDLEPGQGRVTIGGVDVAEIPRDYLRSHIGLVLQEPFLFSRTIEENIRATAPRAGREEVRHAAQVACVDRAMEEMRLGYDTMVGERGVTLSGGQKQRVAIARMLMQQAPIMVFDDSLSAVDAETDAQIRAALKEHEQGRTVILISHRVTSLMQADQILVLEGGRVAELGTHAQLLARGGTYKRIYDIQMNRDDRVLLETEGGKEDHGL, from the coding sequence GTGGAACAAACTCGCCGCGGAAAGGCGGCGCTGATCTGGCACTTTTTGAGGGGGGTGCTGGGCCTTTTTCTAGCCGCACTGGTCTTTTCCATGCTGAACACGGTGTGCAATGCGGTGACGCCTCAGATCATTCGGACGACCGTAGATTCGATCATCGGTGACAAGCCGTTTGCCCTGCCAAATACTGCTGCCGAGTGGATGGGCGGCCTGGAGCTGACCCGGGCGCTGGCCTGGGCCGCCGGGGCGGTCCTGGCGGCGGCGGCGGCATCCGGCGTCTGCAATTACTTCAGCCGCCTGTGCACAGCCAAGTGTTCCGAGCGGTTCGTCAAGGGGATGCGGGACGAGCTCTACGGTCACATCCAGCGCCTGCCCTTTGCGTGGCACACGGCCCATCAGACGGGGGAGATCATCCAGCGGTGTACCTCTGACGTAGAGGTCATTCGCGGCTTTGTCACAAACCAATTTTTAGAGGCCTTCCGCACCATCTTTCTGGTGACCTTTTATCTGATGATCATGTTTTCCATGGATGCGGAGATCTCGCTCATCGCGCTGGCCTTTCTGCCTGTGGTCGTGGGCTACTCCGTCTTCTTCTACCGCAAAATCGCCAGCCGGTTCCTGGCGGTGGATGAGGCGGAGGGGGAGCTCTCCACGGCGGTACAGGAGAACCTGACGGGGGTGCGGGTGGTCCGGGCCTTCGGACGGGAGCGCTTTGAGATCCAGCGCTTTGATGAGAAGAACGAGCGGTTTTCTCAGCTTTGGATCAAGCTGGGGCAGATCCTGAGCGCCTATTGGGGCAGCGGTGACCTGATTACCGGCCTGCAGATCCTGACGGTGCTGCTGGCCGGGGTGCAGAAGACCGTGGACGGAGGTATCACCTCGGGGGAGCTCTTGGCCTTTCTGTCCTATAACGCCGCCATGGTCTGGCCGGTTCGTGCCCTGGGCCGCATTTTGTCCGAGATGAGCAAGGCCGGCGTGTCCATCGACCGGGTGAATGATATCCTGAGCGCCGGGGAGGAACGCCAGCCGGCCCAGCCGTTGAGGCCGCCCATGGACCGGGATATCCGCTTCGAACACGTCACCTTCGGCTATGAAGAGCAGACTCCGGTGCTGCGGGATGTGGACTTTACCATCCCGGCCGGGACTACCTTTGCCATTCTGGGCGGGACAGGCAGCGGAAAAAGCACTCTGGTCCACCTGCTGGACCGCCTTTATGATCTGGAACCGGGGCAGGGCCGGGTGACCATCGGCGGGGTGGACGTGGCGGAGATCCCCAGAGATTACCTGCGCAGCCACATCGGCCTGGTCCTCCAGGAGCCCTTCCTCTTTTCCCGCACCATCGAGGAGAACATCCGGGCCACCGCCCCACGGGCCGGCCGGGAGGAGGTGCGTCACGCCGCCCAGGTGGCCTGCGTGGACCGGGCCATGGAGGAGATGCGCCTGGGCTACGACACCATGGTGGGGGAGCGGGGTGTGACCCTCTCCGGCGGACAGAAGCAGCGGGTGGCCATCGCGCGGATGCTGATGCAGCAGGCCCCCATCATGGTTTTTGACGACTCCCTGTCCGCTGTGGACGCCGAGACTGACGCCCAGATCCGCGCCGCGCTGAAGGAGCACGAGCAGGGCCGCACCGTCATCCTGATCTCCCATCGGGTCACCAGCCTGATGCAGGCCGACCAGATTCTGGTCCTGGAGGGCGGCCGGGTAGCCGAGCTGGGGACCCATGCCCAGCTCCTGGCCCGAGGCGGCACCTACAAGCGCATCTATGACATCCAGATGAACCGCGACGACCGGGTACTGCTGGAGACGGAAGGGGGGAAAGAAGACCATGGCTTATGA
- a CDS encoding ABC transporter ATP-binding protein → MAYEEKEYAQSFDWRVWRGLMPFLRPYRKTIALVVVFNLLCALIDILLPLFQRYAIDHFIEEGTTEGMFGFGVAYFAAILLQALFVILFTRGSMRIEMYFGRDLKRACFVHLQTLSFSYYNVTPVGYIHSRVMSDTNRIATMTAWNLFDMLWSLAYVLGVFVAMLLLNVQLAMLIILVVPAIAALTWYFQNRILHWNRKVRKLNSKITGAFNEGITGAKTSKTLVIEEQNHRQFRELTEEMRASSVRAARLSAVYIPLVLFVSSAATAVVLARGGFLVGRDLLLLGTLSAFTSYAVGIFEPIQQFARNLADFISIQASMERVTGLLHEVPQVVDAPQVVEKYGDTFHPKRENWETIRGEITFEDVSFRYPDGDEDVLRHFSLHIPAGTTVAIVGETGAGKSTLVNLACRFFEPTEGRILIDGVDYRERSQLWLHSSIGYVLQSPHLFSGTVMENIRYGRLEASEQEVRRAAEAVSADTVVNKLEQGYDSPVGEGGDRLSTGEKQLISFARAVLADPRIFVLDEATSSIDTETEQLIQNAIARLLEGRTSFLIAHRLSTIRHADVILVVKDGHIVEQGRHEELLRRQGYYHTLYSRQFAEEAALRLLENGK, encoded by the coding sequence ATGGCTTATGAGGAAAAGGAGTATGCCCAATCCTTTGACTGGCGGGTGTGGAGGGGGCTGATGCCCTTTCTGCGCCCCTACCGGAAGACCATTGCCCTGGTGGTGGTATTCAACCTTCTGTGCGCGCTGATCGACATTCTGCTGCCCCTCTTCCAGCGCTATGCCATCGACCATTTTATCGAGGAGGGGACTACGGAGGGCATGTTTGGCTTCGGGGTGGCCTACTTTGCAGCCATCCTGCTCCAGGCTCTTTTTGTGATCCTATTTACTCGCGGCTCCATGCGCATTGAGATGTACTTTGGGCGGGACCTGAAGCGGGCCTGCTTCGTCCATTTGCAGACGTTGTCCTTTTCCTACTACAATGTGACCCCGGTGGGATATATCCACTCCCGGGTCATGAGCGATACCAACCGCATCGCCACCATGACGGCCTGGAACCTGTTCGACATGCTCTGGTCCCTGGCCTATGTGCTGGGCGTTTTTGTCGCTATGCTGCTGCTGAATGTGCAGTTGGCCATGCTCATCATCCTGGTGGTCCCCGCGATCGCCGCACTCACCTGGTATTTCCAAAACCGCATTCTCCATTGGAACCGAAAGGTGCGCAAGCTCAACTCGAAGATCACCGGCGCCTTCAACGAGGGCATCACCGGCGCCAAAACATCCAAAACGCTGGTCATCGAGGAACAGAACCACCGCCAATTCCGGGAACTCACCGAGGAGATGCGGGCTTCGTCCGTGCGGGCCGCCCGGCTCTCCGCCGTGTATATCCCACTGGTGCTCTTTGTCAGCTCGGCGGCCACCGCGGTGGTACTGGCCAGGGGCGGCTTCCTGGTGGGCCGGGATCTGCTTCTGCTGGGGACCCTCTCCGCCTTCACCTCCTATGCGGTTGGCATCTTTGAGCCCATCCAGCAGTTTGCGCGCAATCTGGCCGACTTCATCTCCATACAGGCCAGCATGGAACGGGTCACCGGTCTGCTGCACGAGGTGCCCCAGGTGGTGGATGCGCCCCAGGTGGTGGAGAAGTATGGAGATACCTTTCACCCCAAGCGGGAGAACTGGGAGACCATCCGGGGAGAGATCACGTTTGAGGACGTATCCTTCCGCTATCCGGACGGCGACGAGGATGTTCTGAGGCACTTCAGCCTTCACATCCCGGCGGGCACCACCGTAGCCATCGTGGGTGAGACCGGGGCGGGCAAGAGTACGCTTGTCAACCTGGCCTGCCGCTTTTTCGAGCCCACTGAGGGCCGTATCCTCATTGACGGCGTGGATTACCGGGAACGCAGCCAGCTTTGGCTACACAGCAGCATCGGCTACGTGCTCCAGAGCCCCCATCTCTTTTCCGGAACGGTGATGGAGAACATCCGATACGGGCGGCTGGAGGCCAGCGAACAGGAGGTCCGCCGGGCGGCCGAGGCGGTGAGCGCCGATACCGTGGTCAACAAGCTGGAGCAGGGCTATGACAGCCCGGTGGGGGAGGGAGGAGACCGGCTGTCCACCGGGGAAAAGCAACTGATCTCTTTCGCACGGGCCGTGCTGGCCGATCCGCGCATCTTTGTGCTGGACGAGGCCACCTCCTCGATCGACACTGAGACCGAGCAGCTTATTCAAAATGCCATCGCCCGCCTGCTGGAGGGGCGGACTTCCTTCCTCATTGCCCACCGGCTGTCCACTATCCGACACGCGGATGTGATCCTAGTGGTGAAGGACGGCCACATCGTAGAACAGGGCCGCCATGAGGAACTGCTGCGGCGGCAGGGCTACTACCATACCCTCTACAGCCGGCAATTTGCCGAAGAGGCGGCGCTGCGGCTGCTGGAGAACGGAAAATAA
- a CDS encoding heavy-metal-associated domain-containing protein — protein sequence MDLYSFFSDYLSGPRAVERQSALLRRLPGVKRVHVDPQDGRIIIDYAPSETGPEDLLSQLSEQERSVIRSSTNWLTD from the coding sequence ATGGATTTGTACTCCTTTTTCTCGGACTATCTGTCCGGTCCCCGCGCTGTCGAGCGTCAAAGTGCTCTGCTCCGCCGCCTCCCCGGTGTGAAGCGCGTGCATGTGGATCCGCAGGATGGACGCATCATCATTGACTATGCCCCCTCTGAAACCGGCCCGGAGGATCTCCTGTCCCAGCTCTCGGAGCAGGAGCGTTCAGTCATCCGCTCTTCCACCAACTGGCTCACCGATTGA
- the ypeB gene encoding germination protein YpeB: protein MHKQIFRRRTLVRAASFLLAAFVVVGGLALQARARAEAYRLYLENGYRHAFAELSANLNELDVALQKGIYATSPSMLGVLCTQIYGKAMSAQMALGELPYSNVELEQTAAFLAKAGDYAAALSRSAAVTGVCSDEQREALRGLSAGASDLSARVAGLQSDLMGGAVTLEDLEAAEARLSAAEGGGHTLADSSYQTVESDFPELPSLIYDGPFSEHIAGRTPAMLEGREDVTQDEARLAAARFLDLKPELFTLVSAGSGRLPTYSFSAMVDGGELYVEVTRRGGLVVELLHSRPVESAALSREEAVAAAAAFLTSRGYPNMTESYFIDQGNVLTINFAAQQGEVLCYPDLVKVSVALDNGRVVGFESEGYLMNHTLRDLPRFPVSLGKAQAALSPELDILSHRLALIPTGGEYEVLTHEFKCQSADGRHVLVYINAQTGQEEKILILLEDESGTLVI, encoded by the coding sequence ATGCATAAACAAATCTTCCGCCGCAGGACCCTGGTCCGGGCGGCCAGCTTTCTGCTCGCGGCCTTTGTGGTAGTCGGCGGCCTCGCTCTGCAGGCCCGGGCCCGGGCAGAGGCCTACCGCCTCTATCTGGAAAACGGCTACCGTCACGCCTTTGCCGAGCTCTCCGCCAATCTCAACGAACTGGATGTGGCCCTGCAAAAGGGGATCTACGCCACCTCCCCCTCCATGCTGGGAGTGCTCTGCACCCAGATCTACGGCAAGGCCATGTCCGCCCAGATGGCGCTGGGTGAGCTGCCCTACAGCAACGTCGAGCTGGAGCAGACCGCCGCCTTTTTGGCCAAGGCGGGAGACTACGCCGCCGCGCTTTCCCGATCCGCCGCCGTCACCGGGGTCTGCTCAGACGAGCAGCGGGAGGCCCTGCGCGGGCTCTCGGCGGGGGCCAGCGACCTGTCCGCCCGGGTGGCGGGGCTCCAGAGCGACCTGATGGGCGGAGCCGTTACCCTGGAAGACCTGGAGGCCGCTGAGGCCCGCCTTTCCGCCGCCGAAGGAGGCGGTCATACGCTGGCCGATTCCTCCTATCAGACGGTGGAGAGCGACTTTCCGGAGCTCCCCTCCCTCATTTACGACGGTCCCTTCTCCGAGCACATTGCCGGGCGGACACCCGCCATGCTGGAAGGCCGGGAGGACGTCACGCAGGACGAGGCCCGGCTGGCCGCCGCCCGATTTCTGGACCTGAAGCCCGAGCTCTTTACGCTGGTCTCCGCCGGGAGCGGCAGACTGCCCACCTACTCCTTCTCCGCCATGGTAGACGGCGGGGAGCTGTATGTGGAGGTCACCCGCCGGGGTGGCCTGGTGGTGGAACTGCTCCATTCCAGGCCGGTGGAGTCCGCGGCGCTCTCCCGGGAGGAGGCCGTTGCCGCCGCAGCCGCTTTTTTGACCAGCCGCGGGTATCCCAATATGACGGAAAGCTACTTCATCGACCAGGGCAACGTGCTCACCATCAACTTTGCCGCCCAGCAGGGCGAGGTCCTCTGTTATCCCGACCTGGTGAAGGTCTCGGTGGCCCTGGACAACGGACGGGTCGTGGGTTTCGAGTCGGAGGGCTATCTGATGAACCATACCCTCCGGGACCTGCCCCGTTTCCCCGTCAGTCTGGGTAAGGCCCAGGCGGCCCTCTCCCCCGAGCTGGATATCCTCTCCCACCGACTGGCGCTGATCCCCACCGGCGGAGAATATGAGGTGCTCACGCACGAGTTCAAGTGCCAGTCTGCGGATGGCCGGCATGTTCTGGTCTATATCAACGCGCAGACCGGCCAGGAGGAAAAGATCCTCATTCTTCTCGAGGACGAGTCCGGTACGCTGGTGATTTAG